The following coding sequences lie in one Dunckerocampus dactyliophorus isolate RoL2022-P2 chromosome 4, RoL_Ddac_1.1, whole genome shotgun sequence genomic window:
- the mymk gene encoding protein myomaker — protein MQTAVLYDSTHAHARARAPAGHLKFKGPKRTAGCQGAHFHYGLKKRGPREHLLLAQTSLLQDREPSAGPSLAAMGAFIAKMLLPTVSSVVFLPAASVAAKRGFHMEAMVYFFTMFFTAIYHACDGPGLTILCFMKYDILEYFSVYGTALSMWVTLIALADFDEPQRSTMTMFGVLTISVRIYQDRWGYGVYSGPIGSAVFIITVKWLQKMKELRAVYPDKRVYTQQVGPGCCFGALALMLRFYFEEWDYAYVHSFYHLSLAVSLVLLLPKKNRYAGTGRNAAKLSCWTLCCCSLSPGSSKEKTKKAEKKPSRSVWTPTLPLLSPPPSTPVKGTSISKLKEMNGWK, from the exons ATGCAGACAGCTGTCCTGTATGACTCTACACATGCGCACGCCCGTGCACGTGCACCAGCAGGACATTTAAAGTTTAAAGGTCCAAAGAGGACAGCTGGTTGCCAGGGAGCTCACTTTCACTACGGTCTGAAGAAACGCGGACCCAGGGAGCACCTTCTCCTCGCTCAGACGTCGCTTCTTCAAGACCGGGAACCCTCCGCAGGACCCTCACTCGCCGCCATGGGGGCCTTCATCGCTAAGATGCTGCTGCCCACCGTCAGCAGCGTGGTCTTCCTGCCCGCCGCCAGCGTGGCCGCCAAGCGAGGCTTCCACATGGAGGCCATGGTCTACTTCTTCACCATGTTCTTCACTGCC atctACCACGCCTGCGATGGACCCGGCCTCACCATCCTGTGCTTCATGAAGTACGACATCCTGGAGTATTTCAGCGTTTATGGCACCGCTCTCTCCATGTGGGTCACCCTGATTG CTCTAGCAGACTTTGACGAGCCGCAGCGTTCCACCATGACCATGTTTGGAGTCCTCACCATCAGCGTCAGGATCTACCAGGACCGCTGGGGCTACGGGGTCTACTCGGGTCCGATCGGCTCGGCCGTCTTCATCATCACCGTCAAATGG CTCCAGAAGATGAAGGAGCTGAGGGCGGTCTACCCCGACAAGCGGGTCTACACTCAGCAGGTGGGTCCGGGATGCTGTTTCGGTGCCCTGGCCCTCATGCTGCGCTTCTACTTTGAG GAGTGGGACTACGCCTACGTGCACAGCTTCTACCACCTGTCCCTGGCCGTGTCCTTGGTCCTGCTGCTGCCCAAGAAGAACCGCTACGCCGGGACGGGACGGAACGCCGCCAAGCTCAGCTGCTGGACCCTCTGCTGCTGC AGCTTGTCCCCAGGATCGTCCAAGGAGAAGACAAAGAAGGCGGAGAAGAAGCCATCCCGCTCTGTTTGGACCCCCACTCTGCCCCTGCTCTCCCCCCCACCCTCCACACCTGTCAAAGGCACCAGCATCAGCAAGCTGAAGGAGATGAACGGCTGGAAGTGA
- the adamtsl2 gene encoding ADAMTS-like protein 2 → MRLGSLETGVVLLGLLTLLASVRLSTPGLQEEGVASNSLEEELQVTTYWWGEWAKWTACTRTCGGGVKSQERHCLKQRKKVAAGKDNMTCTGTPKRYHLCNAQECPSSGRSFREEQCWSFNSQLYSGRSYQWKPLYPDDYVHISSNPCDLHCSTTDGQRQLMVAARDGTSCKYSSYHGVCVDGKCEPIGCDGVLFSPNTLDKCGVCRGDGSSCSRVTGNFRRGSTTLGYSFITQIPEGSWDIQIIERKKSADVLAVTDQAGNFFFNGAYKVDSPQNFHVAGTVFKYRRPMDVYETGIEYIVAKGPIDQAINILVWNQNGRTPYIVYEYTVLRDSLPPVPPPPVYTGSDTSAGEVSVEVGGPLAPNSSRYEQEPPSGPLETGVGMGRKGQETNEVYEETAAIDCDRDGAADPTLSEGNSSHTGSTTNPVPIGGPLNPKADSPNLIWRVLLEGRLGPDDLLINISSNQLLTEEDGFLSAEVDSGSLEQDGHFGLNHTMEFTLGRKRNDSGDGFYQNKTVQRSSGRFNRTRGNPRLYQKNLKLSPADMYRWKLSSQEPCSMTCSIGVSKSFVTCVRYDGVEVHDMYCDALTRPEPVHDFCIGRECQPRWEASSWSECSRTCGEGFQFRQVRCWKMLSPGLDSSVYSDLCTMADLERPVERRACKSPACGPQWEVAEWTECSAKCGRRDQVTRDVRCSDENRPCDPMTKPLNVKNCTGPPCERHWTVSEWGPCSGSCAQGRMVRHVYCKAPEGRVVPEDQCSVDEKPLAIHPCGERDCAPHWLSQDWDKCNTTCGRGVKRRMVQCVGIGAGKFQIFDDEACDAGEKPEDENTCFERPCFKWYTTPWSECTKTCGVGVRMRDVKCYQERELVRGCDPLTKPVSKQTCSLQPCPTEPPDESCQDRPTTNCLLALKVNLCSHWYYSKACCHSCRALRPPPS, encoded by the exons ATGAGGCTGGGCTCCTTGGAGACGGGCGTGGTCCTGCTGGGCCTCCTCACGCTGCTGGCGTCAGTGAGACTGTCCACCCCGGGACTGCAG gaggaGGGCGTGGCCTCCAACAGTTTGGAGGAGGAGCTGCAGGTGACCACGTACTGGTGGGGGGAGTGGGCCAAGTGGACGGCCTGCACCCGCACCTGTGGGGGTGGAGTCAAGTCACAGGAGCGACACTGCCTCAAACAGAG AAAGAAAGTTGCTGCAGGGAAGGACAACATGACGTGCACGGGAACCCCCAAGAGATACCACCTGTGCAACGCCCAG GAATGTCCCTCCAGTGGGAGGAGCTTCCGGGAGGAGCAGTGCTGGTCCTTCAACTCGCAGCTCTACAGTGGGCGGAGCTACCAGTGGAAACCGCTGTATCCTG ACGACTACGTGCACATCTCCAGTAACCCCTGCGACCTTCACTGCAGCACCACCGACGGCCAGAGGCAGCTGATGGTGGCGGCCCGCGACGGGACGTCCTGCAAGTACAGCAGCTACCACGGCGTCTGCGTGGACGGTAAGTGTGAG CCAATCGGATGTGACGGCGTGCTCTTCTCGCCCAACACGCTGGACAAGTGCGGGGTCTGCCGGGGCGAcggcagcagctgcagcagagTCACCGGAAACTTCCGCCGGGGTTCCACGACCCTGG GTTACTCCTTCATCACGCAAATCCCCGAAGGATCGTGGGACATCCAGATCATCGAGAGGAAGAAGTCAGCCGACGTTTTAG CTGTAACCGATCAGGCCGGAAACTTCTTCTTCAACGGCGCCTATAAGGTGGACAGTCCGCAGAACTTCCACGTGGCGGGCACCGTCTTCAAGTACCGCCGCCCCATGGACGTTTACGAGACCGGCATCGAGTACATCGTGGCCAAAGGACCCATCGACCAGGCCATCAACATCCTG gtctggaaccagaaCGGTCGCACGCCATACATTGTGTACGAGTACACCGTCCTACGAGACTCCCTCCCGCCCGTCCCGCCTCCTCCCGTCTACACCGGGTCGGACACCTCGGCCGGGGAGGTGTCTGTGGAAGTGGGGGGCCCACTGGCCCCCAACAGCAGCCGCTACGAGCAGGAGCCCCCTAGCGGGCCATTGGAGACGGGGGTGGGCATGGGACGAAAGGGCCAGGAGACAAATGAGGTCTACGAGGAGACGGCGGCCATCGACTGTGACCGGGACGGAGCAGCCGACCCGACGTTGTCAG AGGGAAACAGCAGCCACACAGGAAGTACCACCAACCCCGTCCCCATTGGCGGGCCCCTGAATCCCAAAGCGGACTCCCCGAACCTCATCTGGAGGGTCCTGCTGGAAGGCCGACTCGGCCCGGATGATCTGCTCATCAACATTTCCAGCAATCAGCTGCTGACCGAAGAAGACGGCTTCTTGTCAGCCGAGGTGGACTCCGGCAGTCTGGAGCAAGACGGACACTTCGGGCTGAATCACACCATGGAGTTCACGCTGGGTCGCAAACGCAACGACAGCGGGGACGGGTTCTACCAGAACAAGACggtgcagaggagcagcggccGCTTCAACAGAACCAG GGGGAATCCCAGGCTCTACCAGAAGAACCTGAAGCTGAGTCCGGCAGATATGTACCGTTGGAAACTTTCCTCCCAGGAACCCTGCAGCATGACCTGCTCCATTG GTGTGTCCAAGTCTTTCGTCACGTGCGTCCGTTACGACGGCGTGGAGGTGCACGACATGTACTGTGACGCTCTGACCCgaccagaaccggtccacgacTTCTGCATAGGACGGGAATGTCAGCCCAG GTGGGAGGCCAGCAGCTGGAGCGAGTGCTCACGGACCTGCGGGGAAGGCTTCCAGTTCCGGCAGGTCCGCTGCTGGAAGATGCTGTCGCCGGGCCTGGACAGCTCCGTCTACAGTGACCTCTGTACCATGGCCGACCTGGAGAGACCCGTGGAGAGGCGGGCGTGCAAGAGCCCCGCCTGCGGCCCGCAGTGGGAGGTGGCTGAGTGGACGGAG TGTTCTGCTAAATGTGGCCGAAGAGATCAGGTGACCCGCGATGTCCGCTGCTCCGACGAAAACAGACCATGTGACCCAATGACCAAACCACTGAATGTCAAGAACTGCACGGGTCCGCCCTGCGAACGCCACTGGACCGTGTCGGAGTGGGGGCCT TGCTCGGGGTCGTGCGCCCAGGGGAGGATGGTGCGTCACGTGTACTGTAAGGCTCCGGAGGGTCGCGTGGTGCCTGAGGACCAGTGCTCTGTGGACGAGAAGCCGTTGGCCATACACCCGTGCGGCGAGAGGGACTGCGCCCCCCACTGGCTGAGTCAGGACTGGGACAAG TGCAACACCACGTGCGGCCGCGGTGTCAAGCGGAGGATGGTCCAATGTGTCGGCATCGGCGCTGGCAAGTTCCAGATCTTTGATGACGAGGCGTGCGACGCCGGCGAGAAGCCTGAGGACGAAAACACCTGCTTTGAGCGGCCTTGCTTCAAGTGGTACACCACGCCCTGGTCCGAG TGCACAAAGACGTGCGGCGTGGGCGTGAGGATGCGCGACGTCAAGTGCTACCAGGAGCGTGAGCTGGTCCGAGGCTGCGACCCGCTCACCAAGCCCGTGTCCAAACAGACGTGCAGTCTTCAGCCGTGCCCCACAGAGCCGCCAG ACGAGAGCTGCCAGGACCGGCCCACCACCAACTGTCTGCTGGCGCTGAAGGTCAACCTGTGCAGTCACTGGTACTACAGCAAGGCCTGCTGCCACTCCTGCCGTGCCCTGCGACCTCCCCCATCCTAG